The genomic interval GAAGTGCAGAGCGAGCTGGGGCGCGGCTCGACGTTTACGGTATGGCTGCCAGCGGCAGGGCCGGGGAGCTGAACCACGTGGCCGCGTAGTCCGGACGCCTTCTGATGCCTCGCCGCCTGAGGAGCTCCGTGAACATTCCTGTGCGCAGGGAACGAGCGGGCGCGGCGCGCGGGGTGTGGAGGAAGGGCTAGAGCAGGTGCTGGTACGCCGGGTTCTCGATCAGCTCGCCCGCTTCGTTCACGACCTGCCGGTCCCAGGGGAAGATCACTCTGGCGTCCGTCTCGATGGCGTAAAAGTCGGGCTTGTGGCCCCCGAGTTTCACGAAGCTGGTCGCAGTCCGCACTTCCAGCGGATTGACGTGGCGCACTGCCGCCAGCGCCAGGCGCAGCGTTTCCCCCGTGGTGCAGATCTCGTCCACGATCAACACGCGCTGATCGGCGGCCTGGCGCGGAGCCGCGGAGAGGATCTTGGGCTGCTCGCGGACCTGCTCGACGCCCGCCCGCCGGCTGATCTTCATGGCGAAGAAGTCACAACGCAGGATGGACGCGATGACGGCGCCGGGAATCACGCCGGCCTTTGCGATTCCGATCACCAGGTCGGGCGCGTAGCCGCTGGCGATGGCCTTCACGGCCAGCGCCCGGCATAGCTCACCGAATACCTCCCAGGTAAGCTCCAGTACGCCTTCCTCGGCCCATTCCAGGGAAACGCCGCTTCGCGTGCGCGGGTAGAGAGCCACAGCTTTCATCCTGTGCAGGGGGTCGGTGGGGCAAGATAGCGCCGCGAGGCTGGGGAGGGAAGGTGCGGGGCAGAGGTGGGTTGACGGGGGCGGGGCGGACCGGCATCCTGCGGGGATGGATGAAGCGTTACGCACCCGGGCCGAAGAGCGGCTGCACCAGGCGTTCCAGGAGCGCGCTCTGGGCGACTCGCGGGAGTCCTACCGGCGGCGGCTGAAGGTGCTCAAGGACAGGGACCCGGCGGCGTTCCAGAAGGCTGTAGCCTACTACGAGGAGATCCTGCTCCCCCGCCTCGCCGATCCCGCCACGGACCCCGTGGCCGAATGGGCCGAGTACGGCCGCCTGCTTGCCGAGCTCGCCGGCACCGGGCGTCTCGTGGAAATCGGGGCCAACGGCCGCGCCCGCCCCCACGCACCGCCCGCTCCAGCCGACCACCTGGTCCTGCAGATCCCGGACGACCCCGCGGTTCCCGCTCTCGCCCTGAGCCTGCCCCTCCGCCCCACGCCCGCTCAGCGCGCCACCTACGACCTGCTCGTGCTGGGCCGGACCACCATCTCCACGCCGTAATCCCCGGCCGCCTTCCGCCCCCTGATCACCCCTTGGCCATGCTGTCCAGGAAGTCTTTGTTCGTCTTGGCCCGCCGCATCCGGTCGAGCAGGAAGTCGAGCGCCTCTGCCGGCGGCATGTCCGCCAGGAAGTTGCGCAGCAGGTAGACCCGGTTGAGCTCGGTCTCGTCCAGCAGCAGATCCTCTTTGCGCGTGCCGGAGCGGTTGATGTCTACGGCGGGGAAAATGCGCTTGTCGGCAATGTGGCGGTCCAGCACGACCTCCATGTTCCCCGTTCCCTTGAACTCCTCGAAGATCACCTCGTCCATGCGCGATCCGGTCTCGATCAGCGCCGTGGCGATGATGGTCAGGGAGCCGCCCCCCTCAATATTGCGGGCGGCGCCGAAGAAGCGCTTGGGCTTGTGCAGCGCATGCGCATCCACGCCGCCGGACAGGATCTTCCCCGAGTGGGG from Gemmatimonadota bacterium carries:
- a CDS encoding phosphoribosyl transferase — translated: MALYPRTRSGVSLEWAEEGVLELTWEVFGELCRALAVKAIASGYAPDLVIGIAKAGVIPGAVIASILRCDFFAMKISRRAGVEQVREQPKILSAAPRQAADQRVLIVDEICTTGETLRLALAAVRHVNPLEVRTATSFVKLGGHKPDFYAIETDARVIFPWDRQVVNEAGELIENPAYQHLL